A single Roseisolibacter agri DNA region contains:
- a CDS encoding L,D-transpeptidase family protein has protein sequence MSHRRPAPRFLLPLVLAAAAAGCDVKASAEDGGKGAAASSGEVDRSWTAPTVAAVAGVPSSEVKSAIEQRLGGARPDGLADDQWRHVKTLYGRFGRTPLWMDEDGPDKARATALLRALVDADQDALRLDAYPLPALANALNALRSGKPTAAQLAETDVLMSAAFTALGEDLITGQLNPRTVTEDWHIDPKEEEVDTALVRAMQEPATDQALDRLRPQDPDYAALRKALVQYRDLSAKGSWAAVPAGRALKPGEPDAATRLQALRARLSAEGLTSDSAAAAPTSEGVSPANAAGAGDSAQRKRAARVRPPRAGEAVYDAALAGAVAEYQARHGIVVDSILGEQTVKSMNLSPSYRLGQIAANLERHRWMPRALGAKHIAVNVPAFRLEAWDQGKKALDMKVIVGAEYEDRRTAVFSDTMTTVVFRPYWFVTDDIATKELWPKQQADPGYFAANNYETFQEGGQTRIRQTPGEENSLGLVKFLFPNAYNIYLHDTPNRELFGKDVRAFSHGCIRVEKPAELAQWVLGWDAARVQEAMNSGKDNVETKVPQRVPVYITYFTVYTQDGQLRFGNDLYDRDAKMIQALTAEAGQKPETVAAVKAIRTLVAER, from the coding sequence ATGAGCCACCGTCGTCCCGCCCCGCGCTTCCTGCTCCCCCTCGTCCTGGCGGCCGCCGCGGCCGGATGCGACGTGAAGGCCTCCGCCGAGGACGGCGGGAAGGGGGCGGCCGCCTCGAGCGGGGAGGTCGACCGGAGCTGGACTGCGCCGACGGTCGCCGCGGTCGCCGGCGTCCCCTCCTCCGAGGTGAAGAGCGCCATCGAGCAGCGGCTCGGCGGCGCGCGCCCGGACGGGCTGGCCGACGACCAGTGGCGCCACGTGAAGACGCTCTACGGGCGCTTCGGCCGCACGCCGCTCTGGATGGACGAGGACGGCCCCGACAAGGCGCGCGCGACCGCACTGCTGCGCGCGCTCGTGGACGCCGACCAGGACGCGCTGCGTCTCGACGCCTATCCGCTGCCCGCGCTCGCCAACGCGCTGAACGCCCTCCGCAGCGGCAAGCCGACCGCCGCGCAGCTGGCCGAGACGGACGTGCTGATGAGCGCGGCCTTCACGGCGCTCGGCGAGGACCTCATCACCGGGCAGCTCAACCCGCGCACGGTGACCGAGGACTGGCACATCGACCCGAAGGAGGAGGAGGTCGACACCGCGCTCGTGCGCGCGATGCAGGAGCCGGCCACCGACCAGGCGCTCGACCGGCTGCGGCCGCAGGACCCCGACTACGCGGCGCTGCGCAAGGCGCTCGTGCAGTACCGCGACCTGTCGGCCAAGGGGAGCTGGGCGGCGGTGCCTGCGGGGCGCGCGCTCAAGCCTGGCGAGCCCGACGCGGCGACGCGCCTCCAAGCGCTGCGCGCGCGGCTGTCGGCCGAGGGGCTGACGAGCGACTCCGCCGCGGCGGCGCCGACGAGCGAGGGCGTGTCGCCCGCGAACGCCGCCGGCGCCGGGGACAGCGCGCAGCGGAAGCGCGCGGCGCGCGTGCGGCCGCCGCGCGCGGGTGAGGCGGTGTACGACGCGGCGCTCGCCGGCGCGGTGGCCGAGTACCAGGCGCGGCACGGCATCGTCGTCGACAGCATCCTCGGAGAGCAGACGGTGAAGTCGATGAACCTGTCGCCGTCGTACCGCCTGGGGCAGATCGCCGCGAACCTCGAGCGCCACCGGTGGATGCCGCGCGCGCTCGGCGCGAAGCACATCGCGGTCAACGTGCCGGCGTTCCGCCTGGAGGCGTGGGACCAGGGGAAGAAGGCGCTCGACATGAAGGTCATCGTCGGCGCCGAGTACGAGGACCGGCGCACGGCGGTGTTCAGCGACACGATGACGACGGTCGTCTTCCGCCCGTACTGGTTCGTGACCGACGACATCGCGACCAAGGAGCTGTGGCCCAAGCAGCAGGCGGACCCGGGCTACTTCGCGGCCAACAACTACGAGACGTTCCAGGAGGGGGGGCAGACGCGCATCCGCCAGACGCCGGGCGAGGAGAACTCGCTCGGGCTGGTGAAGTTCCTCTTCCCGAACGCGTACAACATCTACCTGCACGACACGCCGAACCGCGAGCTGTTCGGCAAGGACGTGCGCGCGTTCAGCCACGGCTGCATCCGCGTCGAGAAGCCCGCGGAGCTGGCGCAGTGGGTCCTCGGCTGGGACGCGGCGCGCGTGCAGGAGGCGATGAACAGCGGCAAGGACAACGTCGAGACGAAGGTCCCGCAGCGCGTGCCGGTGTACATCACGTACTTCACGGTCTACACGCAGGACGGCCAGCTGCGCTTCGGCAACGACCTGTACGACCGCGACGCGAAGATGATCCAGGCGCTGACGGCGGAGGCGGGCCAGAAGCCCGAGACGGTGGCGGCGGTGAAGGCGATCCGGACGCTGGTCGCGGAGCGCTGA